The sequence ACGAGGAGTCCGCGAGCCGGATTTCTGCATGTTGATTAAATTGGCCGATTATTACAAGGTGTCGATTGATTTTCTTTTTGGCCGGGTCCAGGGGAAGAAACTCCTTTATTCCAATTTGTCTTCCGGGAAAATGGATTTACACTCTAAAGTTGCCG is a genomic window of Fastidiosipila sp. containing:
- a CDS encoding helix-turn-helix transcriptional regulator, which encodes MTRPLQIFAKRLRELRKEMSLRQEDIAKDLNVSRQTISKYERGVREPDFCMLIKLADYYKVSIDFLFGRVQGKKLLYSNLSSGKMDLHSKVAEKGDWEK